One Nitrospira sp. genomic region harbors:
- the nth gene encoding endonuclease III, protein MKVATTDQPAGVTAKRRLARMLTALRATSPAMKVELDHRTPWELLVATILSAQCTDQRVNQVTPNLFRRYQQPHEYASADPAELEALIRPTGFFKTKARNLIHCAKTVVEQFHGEVPDTMDALTTLPGVGRKTANVLLGNAFEKPAIVVDTHVKRVAWRLDLTRHTDPEKIEMDLQRLLPADQWTEGSQRLLLHGRYICLARTPKCRHCPIYADCHWKGKVAR, encoded by the coding sequence ATGAAAGTCGCCACAACAGATCAACCGGCCGGCGTCACGGCCAAACGCCGCCTCGCACGGATGTTGACCGCATTACGCGCGACCTCACCGGCCATGAAAGTCGAACTCGACCATCGCACGCCCTGGGAGTTGCTGGTCGCCACGATCCTGTCGGCTCAATGCACCGATCAGCGAGTGAATCAGGTCACCCCGAATCTCTTCCGACGCTATCAGCAACCTCACGAGTACGCTTCGGCCGACCCCGCGGAATTGGAAGCCCTCATCCGGCCGACCGGGTTTTTCAAAACGAAAGCCAGGAACCTCATCCACTGTGCGAAGACCGTGGTCGAGCAGTTCCACGGAGAGGTTCCCGATACGATGGACGCACTCACCACGCTACCGGGAGTAGGGCGAAAGACCGCGAATGTTCTCCTGGGCAACGCATTCGAGAAGCCGGCCATCGTGGTCGATACGCATGTGAAACGAGTCGCCTGGCGGCTCGACCTGACCCGCCATACGGATCCCGAAAAGATTGAAATGGATCTGCAACGCTTACTGCCGGCAGACCAGTGGACGGAAGGATCGCAACGGCTCCTGCTGCATGGCCGCTACATCTGCCTGGCACGCACACCGAAATGTCGGCACTGTCCGATCTATGCCGATTGCCATTGGAAGGGGAAAGTCGCACGATGA
- a CDS encoding YicC family protein, with the protein MIRSMTGYGKKDGTSQKAGVTVEIRSVNHRFLEVAVRLPRSLAQLEDQVRKTVQQRCLRGRVDVSVSIHSAGGSLKTVQIDQALAKQYHAALKKLQKTLGLRGAVDVSTLAGFRDILSVSDEPVDAGQLTKTVLRVLGGALTDLEKMRRREGEALAKDLVLHLDAIREAKSTVAEKAPVLAKHAFERMKGRIESLLQAELPDPARLQQELAVFADRSDISEELVRLESHMLQFDQHLHSKESVGKTLEFLLQEMGREVNTIGSKANDADIAALVVRMKAELEKLREQVQNVE; encoded by the coding sequence ATGATTCGAAGCATGACGGGATATGGAAAAAAGGACGGCACGTCACAGAAAGCCGGGGTCACCGTGGAGATCCGTTCGGTCAATCACCGCTTTCTCGAAGTCGCAGTCAGGCTGCCCCGCTCGTTGGCGCAGCTGGAGGACCAGGTTCGAAAAACCGTCCAGCAACGCTGCCTCCGCGGACGAGTCGACGTGTCGGTTTCGATCCATTCCGCAGGCGGCAGCCTGAAGACCGTGCAGATCGATCAGGCATTAGCCAAGCAGTATCATGCGGCCCTCAAGAAGCTGCAGAAAACGCTGGGGCTGCGCGGAGCGGTGGATGTCTCCACGCTGGCAGGATTCCGGGACATCCTGTCCGTTTCCGATGAGCCGGTCGATGCCGGGCAACTGACGAAAACCGTGCTGCGGGTACTGGGTGGGGCGTTGACAGACCTTGAGAAGATGCGCCGACGGGAAGGGGAGGCGCTCGCCAAAGACCTGGTTCTCCATCTGGATGCAATCCGGGAGGCCAAGTCCACCGTGGCGGAAAAGGCTCCGGTACTGGCCAAGCATGCATTTGAGCGCATGAAAGGCCGCATTGAGTCCCTGTTGCAGGCCGAATTGCCGGATCCGGCCCGGCTCCAACAGGAACTGGCGGTGTTTGCCGACCGTTCGGACATCTCAGAAGAATTGGTCAGACTTGAGTCACATATGCTACAGTTCGACCAGCACCTCCACAGTAAGGAATCGGTGGGGAAGACTTTGGAGTTCCTCCTCCAGGAAATGGGGCGGGAAGTGAACACTATCGGCTCAAAAGCCAACGATGCCGACATCGCCGCGTTGGTGGTCCGGATGAAAGCCGAACTGGAAAAATTGCGCGAACAAGTTCAGAATGTCGAATAG
- the gmk gene encoding guanylate kinase: MSTAPVSSNDKPPQVRRGILFIISAPSGSGKTTLCKQITANVPGLWHSISYTTRKPRPGEVDGQDYYFLDEPAFRQMIDRNEFVEWAHVYGNLYGTPRKMLTEKMEQGIDVLLEIDVQGARSVKKKFEDGVYIFILPPSFDTLRTRLQNRAGDSPDEIQRRLQKAKEEVWSYREYYYIVRNDDLKQSLKELESIFLAERIKTKRLNMTWLEEKFILDKEGKQGNSSSAPASKEHLHHG; encoded by the coding sequence ATGAGTACCGCGCCCGTTTCATCCAACGACAAACCACCTCAAGTACGGCGGGGTATTTTGTTTATCATTTCGGCTCCATCGGGGAGCGGGAAGACGACGTTGTGCAAACAGATCACGGCCAATGTTCCAGGATTGTGGCATTCGATCTCGTACACCACGCGCAAACCGCGCCCGGGCGAGGTGGACGGACAGGATTACTATTTTCTCGATGAGCCGGCCTTCCGCCAGATGATCGATCGGAATGAATTCGTCGAATGGGCGCATGTCTATGGCAATTTGTACGGCACGCCGCGCAAGATGCTGACCGAGAAAATGGAACAGGGTATCGACGTGCTGCTCGAAATCGATGTGCAGGGCGCGCGCTCGGTGAAAAAAAAGTTTGAAGACGGCGTGTACATTTTCATTCTGCCGCCCTCGTTCGACACCCTGCGGACGAGACTTCAGAATAGAGCGGGGGACTCGCCGGACGAAATTCAACGCCGCCTGCAGAAAGCCAAGGAAGAGGTCTGGAGCTACCGGGAGTACTACTACATCGTCCGGAACGACGACCTGAAGCAATCGTTGAAAGAGCTCGAGAGCATTTTCCTGGCGGAACGGATCAAAACCAAACGCCTGAACATGACGTGGTTGGAAGAAAAATTTATTCTCGACAAAGAGGGCAAGCAGGGGAATTCCTCCTCGGCCCCCGCATCAAAGGAGCACTTGCATCATGGGTGA
- the rpoZ gene encoding DNA-directed RNA polymerase subunit omega: MGEMLSLLPEYATGEFDSRHRLVIVAAQRAKQLVQGARMAAASKYTKETSIALDEVLRHKVKFLIGQEAREAIKESKRVKEGETERLAMMTGEDAKEIKKELSVYVDDTVKPAPAPEGEE; encoded by the coding sequence ATGGGTGAAATGTTAAGTTTGTTACCGGAATACGCCACCGGGGAGTTTGATTCACGCCACCGGCTGGTGATCGTCGCCGCGCAGCGGGCGAAACAACTCGTGCAGGGCGCGCGCATGGCGGCGGCATCGAAGTACACGAAAGAAACGAGCATCGCACTCGACGAAGTCCTTCGGCACAAGGTCAAATTCCTGATCGGACAGGAAGCCCGCGAGGCCATCAAAGAATCCAAGCGGGTCAAGGAAGGGGAGACGGAGCGCCTGGCCATGATGACCGGAGAAGACGCCAAGGAAATCAAGAAGGAATTGAGCGTCTACGTCGACGACACCGTCAAGCCCGCCCCTGCGCCGGAGGGCGAGGAGTAG
- the coaBC gene encoding bifunctional phosphopantothenoylcysteine decarboxylase/phosphopantothenate--cysteine ligase CoaBC: MQTTGPLLTGVRLVLAVTGSIAAYKAVGLLRMLRREGATVNVVMTAGACRFVTPLTFEVLSGSHVATDLFEAHQEMLHLSLPEQAQAILIAPATANCLAKAALGLADDLLSTMLLTTQCPVIFAPAMDGDMWQHPTVVEHVATLRTRGAVIVEPEEGPLASGRSGQGRLADEARILSALQAALHPRRDWSGRRLLISAGPTQEAIDPVRFISNRSSGKMGYALAQAAQARGSEVLLVSGPTALTPPAGVELCPVTTAEEMRKAVISRFSWSDTVIMAAAVADFRPTQPAAQKLKKRRSPVTSLELSPTDDILRELGERRTTQVLVGFAAETEDLLAHAREKLQAKGVDLLVANDVTAAGSGFGSDTNRVFILDRDGRAEELPLLPKREVADRILDRVLTLPTGRRSTKPAAGTGTHRKE, encoded by the coding sequence GTGCAGACCACCGGCCCCTTACTCACCGGTGTCCGCCTTGTACTCGCCGTCACGGGGAGTATTGCCGCTTATAAGGCCGTCGGGCTCTTGCGCATGCTCCGTCGCGAAGGCGCAACGGTGAACGTCGTCATGACGGCAGGAGCCTGCCGCTTCGTGACTCCGCTGACCTTCGAGGTGTTGTCCGGTTCCCACGTGGCAACCGACCTCTTCGAAGCCCACCAGGAAATGCTGCACCTCTCCTTGCCGGAGCAGGCGCAGGCTATCCTGATTGCCCCGGCTACAGCCAATTGTCTGGCCAAAGCCGCGCTCGGGCTTGCCGACGATCTCCTCTCGACCATGCTCCTCACTACACAATGTCCCGTGATTTTCGCGCCGGCCATGGACGGGGATATGTGGCAACACCCGACCGTCGTGGAGCACGTGGCCACGCTGCGAACACGCGGCGCAGTCATCGTCGAACCAGAAGAGGGCCCGCTGGCCTCAGGCCGTTCAGGGCAGGGACGGCTGGCCGATGAAGCACGAATCCTTTCGGCACTCCAGGCCGCGCTCCACCCGCGTCGGGATTGGTCCGGTCGCCGTCTGCTCATTTCCGCCGGCCCTACGCAGGAAGCCATCGACCCCGTGCGGTTCATTTCCAACCGGTCCTCCGGAAAGATGGGATATGCGCTCGCCCAAGCCGCGCAGGCACGCGGCTCGGAGGTCCTACTGGTCTCAGGCCCCACGGCCCTGACCCCGCCGGCCGGCGTGGAGTTATGTCCAGTGACAACGGCTGAGGAGATGCGCAAGGCTGTCATCAGCCGGTTTTCCTGGAGCGATACCGTCATCATGGCGGCCGCCGTGGCGGACTTTCGCCCGACACAACCCGCTGCACAGAAACTCAAAAAGCGACGGAGTCCCGTCACCAGCCTGGAGTTGTCGCCGACCGACGATATTCTCAGGGAATTGGGCGAGCGCCGGACGACACAGGTGCTCGTGGGGTTTGCGGCGGAAACTGAGGATCTGCTTGCCCATGCGCGGGAAAAGCTGCAAGCTAAGGGCGTCGACCTGCTGGTCGCCAATGACGTGACGGCAGCAGGATCGGGCTTCGGGTCGGACACGAATCGCGTGTTCATCCTGGATCGTGACGGCCGCGCGGAGGAACTCCCCCTGTTGCCCAAGCGTGAGGTCGCAGACCGTATTTTGGACCGGGTCCTGACCCTACCGACCGGCCGAAGGTCGACGAAGCCAGCCGCAGGAACAGGGACCCATCGCAAGGAGTAG
- a CDS encoding tetratricopeptide repeat protein: protein MASSSRIDPSTAAEIDRLATAVAKDPRSKEFLPLADEYIKVGMWQEAAGVLEDGLKVYPGFVTAMAALGRVYDQLGQPVKAKAILEDVVKQRPDNLRAHRILARLYQAEGNTDSALVSCTAILNANPFDDEAIAIKRSITGTPDVPPPAKREKKRIGAEPRPDSAKVATPVTSASEPAVSSSSPASAPVCETALQPLSEPPAVKHAAAIARLEAWLQTIHAQRVH, encoded by the coding sequence GTGGCTTCTTCATCGCGTATCGATCCATCGACCGCCGCCGAAATCGACCGCCTGGCCACAGCCGTCGCCAAGGACCCCCGCTCGAAAGAATTTCTCCCCCTCGCGGACGAATACATCAAAGTCGGCATGTGGCAAGAAGCGGCAGGCGTGCTGGAAGACGGCCTCAAGGTGTATCCGGGATTTGTCACCGCCATGGCGGCATTGGGGCGGGTGTACGATCAATTGGGACAGCCGGTAAAAGCGAAGGCTATCCTTGAAGATGTTGTCAAACAACGCCCGGACAATCTTCGCGCACACCGGATTCTCGCCAGGCTCTATCAGGCCGAAGGAAACACCGACTCAGCGTTGGTGTCCTGCACCGCCATCCTGAACGCCAATCCATTCGATGACGAGGCGATCGCGATCAAACGGAGCATCACCGGTACCCCTGACGTTCCGCCGCCCGCGAAGCGCGAGAAGAAACGCATCGGTGCCGAGCCGAGACCCGACTCAGCAAAAGTTGCGACTCCCGTCACGTCCGCTTCCGAACCAGCCGTATCCTCGTCATCCCCGGCATCTGCACCGGTTTGCGAAACCGCGCTCCAGCCGCTTTCTGAACCGCCTGCCGTGAAACATGCAGCTGCGATCGCGCGACTGGAAGCCTGGCTGCAAACCATTCACGCTCAACGCGTTCACTGA
- the aroQ gene encoding type II 3-dehydroquinate dehydratase produces MRLLVLHGPNLNLLGTREPSIYGQASLPDINKSIVRRAGERGIAVQTKQTNVEGELVTWIQNARGHFDGIIINPAAYTHTSIAIRDAIAAVALPTVEVHLSNIHQREEFRHHSFIAGVALGQISGFGPTGYLLALDALAAHLEAGGKASRPRTAPKNKPTASRR; encoded by the coding sequence CTGCGGCTGCTAGTGCTTCATGGTCCCAATCTCAATCTCCTGGGAACGCGAGAGCCATCCATCTACGGACAGGCCTCTTTGCCCGACATCAACAAGTCGATTGTCCGTCGCGCAGGCGAGCGGGGGATCGCGGTGCAGACCAAACAGACGAATGTAGAAGGGGAACTGGTCACCTGGATTCAGAATGCCAGGGGCCATTTCGACGGCATCATCATCAATCCGGCCGCGTATACCCATACCAGCATCGCAATTCGCGATGCGATCGCCGCCGTCGCCCTGCCGACGGTCGAAGTGCATCTGTCGAACATCCATCAGCGGGAGGAGTTTCGCCATCACTCCTTCATCGCCGGCGTCGCCTTGGGACAGATTTCCGGATTCGGTCCCACCGGCTATCTACTGGCGCTGGACGCATTGGCCGCGCACCTCGAGGCCGGAGGCAAGGCATCACGCCCCCGGACGGCCCCGAAGAATAAACCCACGGCTTCGCGCCGTTGA
- the efp gene encoding elongation factor P, whose translation MISTAEFRNGSPLMVEGQPFYIVEFQHVKPGKGGAFVRTKLKSYLSGNVLDRTFRSGEKFETPQIEECDMQFLYATNDSYTFMDTETYEQSTYEKSQLGSNADLLKENMIAKILIYEHRPITVLLPNFIELKVVDGEPGVRGDTASGGNKPVIVETGATIKVPLYLEIGETIRIDTRTREFVERVR comes from the coding sequence GTGATTTCGACCGCAGAGTTTCGGAACGGCAGCCCGTTAATGGTAGAAGGCCAACCTTTTTATATCGTGGAATTCCAGCACGTCAAACCCGGCAAGGGCGGGGCATTCGTCCGGACGAAGCTGAAGAGTTATCTCTCCGGCAACGTCCTCGACAGAACCTTTCGTTCCGGAGAAAAATTCGAAACCCCGCAGATCGAAGAATGCGACATGCAGTTCCTGTATGCCACGAACGATTCCTACACGTTCATGGATACGGAGACGTATGAGCAGTCGACCTATGAGAAGAGCCAGTTGGGAAGCAACGCCGATCTGCTCAAAGAGAACATGATCGCCAAGATCCTGATCTACGAGCACCGGCCGATTACGGTCCTGCTGCCGAACTTCATTGAACTCAAAGTGGTCGACGGTGAACCGGGCGTGCGCGGGGACACAGCCTCAGGCGGCAATAAGCCGGTGATCGTCGAGACCGGCGCCACGATCAAGGTGCCGCTCTACCTGGAAATCGGGGAAACGATTCGCATCGATACGAGAACCCGTGAATTTGTGGAGCGCGTGCGTTGA
- the accB gene encoding acetyl-CoA carboxylase biotin carboxyl carrier protein, giving the protein MLSPDQAAQIQQLADLLKRNHLTELEIERSGVRIRIRHEPVVRTTTAQTVETVTNQSTSTGTTPAAQTRPPAETDGQVTITSPIVGTFYRSPSPDADPYVEEGDYVRKGQVLCIVEAMKLMNEIESEADGRITKILAESTKPVEYGQPLFLIDPNATP; this is encoded by the coding sequence CTGCTCTCTCCGGACCAGGCCGCGCAGATTCAACAATTGGCTGACCTGCTCAAGCGCAACCATCTGACCGAGTTGGAAATCGAGCGCAGCGGAGTCCGTATCCGCATCCGGCATGAGCCGGTGGTTCGAACGACGACGGCCCAGACGGTGGAGACCGTTACGAACCAGTCAACATCGACCGGGACGACCCCGGCGGCGCAGACCCGTCCGCCCGCAGAAACGGATGGCCAGGTCACGATCACGTCTCCCATCGTCGGCACCTTCTATCGCTCGCCCTCACCCGATGCAGACCCGTATGTGGAAGAGGGGGATTACGTGAGGAAGGGCCAGGTGCTCTGTATCGTCGAAGCCATGAAGCTCATGAACGAAATTGAGTCCGAGGCCGACGGACGGATCACGAAAATACTGGCGGAGAGTACGAAGCCTGTCGAGTATGGACAACCTCTCTTCTTGATAGACCCCAACGCCACGCCCTAG